The Sphingobium sp. BYY-5 genome contains a region encoding:
- a CDS encoding RHS repeat-associated core domain-containing protein codes for MTNYSYAGSRLSAIRIPDAAVNTAEVTYDGSGKVATVKQAGQTWSYSYGAGSTTVTDPLGHPRSIGFNASSLLKTSETNENGYTTNFEYCTVNDATCRINLLKKVTMPESNSASYEYDTRGNVTKTVLTPKSGSGNPAFAAYQATFPSSCSNQKTCNQPTTTTDQAGQVSNYEYDDSSGMVSKVTAPAPAAGQARPESRTTFVNLQAWVKDASGALVPGSAVTRYPLTISTCATGSAPSCVGTAAETVVEYAYQGGPTTGANMLVVWRKVRSGNNDPGQLQTVNFGYDDIGNVTSQTDGLGNAMQMRYNKARQIESRWTPDPDGAGSRRPRIELIHYGAYGLPDSVTFGTVDYNGTNFAALQYYFPYYDGYGRKIYDRIHANNVDYALTQTSYDALGRVDCVAQRMNPANYGAQYGSGSPASACTHSSAGSNGQDRITKYIWEWAGALDRTISGYGTPAQRDDAHYQRNLNGSVIRAVDGKGNVTSYEYDGHDRLLRTCFNATTCNSGAADKFLYTYGTSGNDTGRIIRKGLRGHSEAVYTEYSYDALGRVTNTNYPGDGFFDQDVSYSYDNFGRMTRALDANTHYVSYSYDALGRVTSQGDQAQSLTMQYDAAGRRTRLTWNDGFYVTYEYDLTGALRYIRENGSAALATFGYGDWGQRTSITLGNGARTNYGYTGPNLTDFNIYPSSTNTSYDQKIDLQYNAAGQITTRISSNDSYAWNGAVNTTRVYQTNALNQYSQVGSITPSYDVKGNLSKAGGDTFAYNVNNALVTSSNGTQLYQDPVGRMKLVGNGTTWRAFEYDGPHVVSERRSSDQAIQHRYVFGPDDDQPLVWYDYSSGSLVKKFLSADERGSIVAVTNSSGGVMKINSYDEFGIPASGNMGMFQYTGQAWIPELGMYNYKSRIYSPTLGRFLQTDPIGYGDGMNWYNYVGGDPVNARDPSGLACKSQNCNGPGESIEVKASCRGASCDPFFMGMGSQTLIPFLSEPGPFDTPIKYEPVRTPQSAKIPACELSWLSGQLSSVGADASELGDITFHNGLPPLGSGNILTDLAFNNAGAVTNGNDIYVNTNFSTFSAPGNRLHYEEIFHAVQFKMLDKAGFYATYGLSSLMQGLMGNDAYNDNILESTAKKAAKALERRYARDKPC; via the coding sequence GTGACTAACTACAGCTATGCAGGAAGCCGCCTTTCGGCAATTCGCATTCCCGACGCTGCTGTAAACACGGCGGAGGTCACCTATGATGGCTCTGGCAAGGTAGCGACGGTGAAGCAGGCGGGTCAGACGTGGAGTTACAGCTATGGCGCTGGCAGCACGACGGTCACGGATCCGCTGGGCCACCCGCGCTCGATCGGCTTCAACGCGAGCAGCTTGTTGAAGACATCCGAGACGAACGAGAATGGCTATACGACCAACTTCGAATATTGCACGGTCAATGACGCGACCTGCCGGATCAACCTTCTCAAGAAGGTGACGATGCCGGAGAGCAATTCGGCCAGCTATGAATATGACACGCGCGGCAATGTCACGAAGACGGTGCTGACGCCCAAGTCCGGTTCGGGCAATCCGGCCTTCGCGGCCTATCAGGCGACCTTTCCTTCGAGCTGTAGCAACCAGAAGACCTGCAACCAGCCGACAACCACCACGGATCAGGCAGGACAGGTCTCAAATTACGAATATGACGACAGCTCGGGCATGGTGAGCAAGGTCACCGCGCCCGCGCCTGCGGCTGGTCAAGCGCGTCCTGAGAGCCGCACGACCTTCGTCAACTTGCAGGCCTGGGTGAAGGATGCCTCGGGCGCGCTGGTGCCAGGATCGGCCGTGACGCGTTATCCCCTGACCATCTCGACCTGCGCAACCGGCAGCGCGCCGTCATGTGTGGGTACGGCCGCCGAAACGGTCGTCGAATATGCCTATCAAGGCGGGCCAACCACAGGGGCCAACATGCTGGTGGTTTGGCGTAAGGTCCGATCCGGCAATAATGATCCCGGCCAACTTCAGACGGTCAATTTCGGTTATGACGATATCGGAAACGTCACGAGCCAGACCGACGGCCTCGGCAACGCCATGCAGATGCGCTACAACAAGGCCCGCCAGATCGAGAGCCGCTGGACGCCCGATCCGGATGGAGCGGGCTCGAGGCGCCCGCGGATCGAGTTGATCCACTATGGCGCCTATGGCTTGCCGGATTCTGTCACGTTCGGTACGGTTGATTACAACGGTACTAATTTCGCCGCGTTGCAATATTATTTCCCCTATTATGACGGCTATGGCCGGAAGATTTACGATCGCATTCACGCGAACAATGTTGATTATGCGCTGACCCAAACCAGCTACGATGCGCTGGGCCGCGTGGATTGCGTTGCACAGCGCATGAACCCTGCCAATTATGGTGCGCAATATGGATCAGGCTCTCCCGCCTCGGCCTGCACGCACAGCAGTGCGGGCAGCAATGGCCAGGACCGGATCACCAAATATATATGGGAATGGGCCGGCGCGCTCGATCGGACGATCAGCGGCTATGGCACGCCAGCACAGCGGGACGACGCGCATTATCAGCGCAACCTGAACGGCTCTGTGATCCGTGCGGTGGACGGCAAGGGCAATGTGACCTCCTATGAATATGACGGTCACGACCGGCTGCTGCGGACCTGCTTCAACGCGACGACCTGCAACAGCGGGGCAGCGGACAAGTTCCTCTACACCTATGGCACGAGCGGCAATGACACCGGGCGGATCATCCGCAAGGGGCTGCGCGGGCATTCGGAAGCGGTCTATACCGAATATAGCTATGATGCGCTGGGTCGGGTCACCAACACCAATTATCCGGGCGACGGCTTCTTCGATCAGGATGTGAGCTACAGCTACGACAATTTCGGACGGATGACCCGGGCGCTGGACGCCAACACCCATTATGTCTCCTACAGCTATGATGCGCTGGGTCGGGTGACGAGCCAGGGCGACCAGGCCCAGTCCCTCACCATGCAATATGATGCTGCGGGACGGCGCACGCGGCTGACGTGGAACGACGGCTTCTATGTGACCTATGAATATGATCTCACTGGCGCGCTGAGATATATACGCGAGAATGGCAGTGCAGCCTTGGCCACATTTGGTTACGGCGACTGGGGCCAGCGTACCTCGATCACGCTCGGCAATGGCGCCAGGACCAACTATGGTTATACCGGCCCGAACCTGACGGATTTCAATATCTACCCCTCCAGCACGAACACGAGCTACGATCAGAAGATCGATCTTCAATATAATGCGGCCGGACAGATCACGACGCGGATCAGTTCCAACGACAGCTATGCCTGGAATGGGGCAGTCAACACGACGCGCGTCTATCAGACCAACGCGCTCAACCAATATAGCCAGGTCGGGTCGATCACGCCCAGCTATGACGTCAAGGGCAATCTGAGCAAGGCGGGCGGCGACACCTTCGCCTATAATGTCAACAATGCGCTGGTGACGTCGAGCAACGGCACGCAACTCTATCAGGACCCCGTGGGCCGGATGAAGCTGGTGGGCAACGGCACGACCTGGCGGGCATTCGAATATGACGGCCCGCATGTCGTGAGCGAGCGCCGATCGAGCGACCAGGCGATCCAGCATCGCTACGTCTTCGGACCGGATGACGACCAACCGCTGGTGTGGTACGACTATTCATCGGGCAGCCTGGTCAAGAAGTTCCTGTCGGCCGACGAGCGCGGCTCGATTGTGGCGGTGACCAATAGCAGCGGCGGGGTCATGAAGATCAACAGCTATGACGAGTTCGGCATCCCCGCCAGCGGCAATATGGGCATGTTCCAATATACCGGCCAGGCCTGGATACCCGAACTGGGCATGTACAACTACAAGAGCCGCATCTACTCCCCCACCCTCGGCAGGTTCCTCCAGACCGATCCCATCGGATACGGCGACGGCATGAACTGGTATAACTATGTCGGGGGAGATCCGGTTAACGCGCGTGACCCTAGTGGGCTGGCGTGCAAATCGCAAAACTGCAATGGTCCTGGCGAATCGATCGAGGTGAAGGCATCATGCCGCGGTGCTTCATGCGATCCGTTTTTCATGGGAATGGGCTCGCAGACGCTCATTCCATTCCTGAGTGAGCCAGGGCCATTCGATACCCCGATTAAATATGAACCCGTCCGAACGCCGCAAAGTGCGAAAATCCCGGCCTGCGAGTTATCATGGCTGTCAGGCCAGTTAAGTTCTGTCGGCGCTGATGCCAGCGAATTGGGCGACATCACATTTCATAATGGTTTGCCGCCTTTGGGAAGCGGTAACATATTAACTGATTTGGCTTTCAATAATGCCGGAGCGGTCACCAACGGTAACGACATATATGTCAACACCAACTTCTCTACATTTAGTGCTCCGGGAAACCGACTTCATTATGAAGAGATATTTCACGCTGTTCAGTTCAAGATGCTCGACAAGGCAGGCTTTTATGCGACTTACGGACTAAGTTCCTTGATGCAGGGTTTGATGGGCAATGATGCCTACAACGACAATATTCTTGAAAGCACCGCAAAGAAGGCCGCCAAAGCATTGGAGCGTCGATACGCTAGGGACAAGCCTTGCTAG
- a CDS encoding contractile injection system protein, VgrG/Pvc8 family, which translates to MTEGISNIPDWRVTLDGKDLTDRLRPRLVSLTLSEKRGDEADQLDIVLDDTDGMLSIPKEGALLSVQLGWKQGRDVTIGLVAKGSFKVDDVSHSGPPDQIRIRARAADFTSAIRNRREQSWKSTTLGAVLKDVAGRNGLTLKVAADLSAIALKSISQSRESDIAFLRRLGREHDAVATIKDKHLIFARKGAGATASGKALPTLTIARRDGDGHIWQRQKRDGQEGVTASWHDRKGAKRQAVTVGKADGAKTLRKLYPDEASAKRAAVAERNRLKRAPASLDVKLALGRPDAFPEARVTASGFKDEIDATTWLIAEVTHRLDNGGGFGTEVRMETAP; encoded by the coding sequence ATGACCGAGGGGATCAGCAATATTCCCGACTGGCGCGTTACCCTGGACGGCAAGGATTTGACGGACCGGCTGCGCCCGCGCCTTGTATCGCTCACCCTGTCGGAAAAGCGCGGTGACGAAGCCGATCAGTTGGATATCGTGCTGGACGACACGGACGGGATGTTGTCGATCCCGAAGGAAGGCGCGCTGCTCAGCGTGCAATTGGGCTGGAAACAGGGGCGGGACGTCACCATCGGCCTGGTCGCAAAGGGCAGCTTCAAGGTGGATGACGTCTCCCATAGCGGCCCGCCCGATCAGATCAGGATACGCGCCCGCGCCGCCGACTTCACCAGCGCGATCCGCAACCGGCGCGAGCAAAGTTGGAAAAGCACGACGCTGGGCGCGGTGCTGAAGGATGTGGCGGGCCGCAATGGCCTGACGCTCAAGGTCGCGGCCGACCTGTCCGCGATCGCACTCAAATCGATCAGTCAGTCGCGCGAAAGCGACATCGCCTTCCTGCGCCGCCTCGGCCGCGAGCATGATGCCGTGGCGACGATCAAGGACAAGCATCTGATCTTTGCCCGCAAGGGCGCTGGCGCTACCGCCAGCGGCAAGGCGCTGCCTACCCTCACCATCGCCCGCCGCGATGGCGATGGGCATATATGGCAGCGCCAGAAGCGCGATGGACAGGAAGGCGTCACCGCCAGTTGGCACGACAGGAAGGGCGCGAAGCGTCAGGCCGTCACCGTGGGCAAGGCAGACGGGGCGAAGACGCTGCGCAAACTCTATCCCGACGAAGCATCCGCGAAACGCGCCGCCGTCGCGGAGCGCAACCGGCTGAAACGCGCGCCCGCCAGCCTGGACGTGAAGCTGGCGCTTGGCCGTCCCGATGCCTTCCCCGAAGCGCGGGTGACGGCATCAGGGTTCAAGGACGAAATCGATGCGACGACCTGGCTGATCGCCGAGGTCACGCATCGGCTCGACAATGGCGGTGGGTTCGGGACGGAGGTCCGAATGGAAACTGCTCCCTGA
- a CDS encoding phage tail protein — MHLMALGMFLFEIGTLPYDELQRKTDWRHVRSGRVGARDATQFLGVGDETISLSGAVYAEIADGRVSLDDLRAMADDGEALPLIDGTGAVFGNFVIEAIDERHAFLMSDGRPRRIDFGIDLLRVDDPASSTDAAATS; from the coding sequence ATGCACTTGATGGCGCTGGGCATGTTCCTGTTTGAGATCGGAACGCTGCCCTATGACGAACTCCAGCGCAAAACCGATTGGCGGCATGTCCGATCCGGTCGCGTTGGCGCGCGCGACGCCACGCAATTTCTGGGCGTGGGCGATGAAACGATCAGCCTGTCGGGGGCGGTCTATGCCGAAATTGCCGATGGGCGTGTGTCGCTCGATGATCTGCGCGCCATGGCCGACGATGGCGAGGCGCTGCCGCTGATCGACGGGACCGGCGCAGTGTTCGGCAATTTCGTGATCGAGGCGATCGATGAGCGGCACGCCTTCCTGATGTCTGACGGCCGCCCGCGCCGGATCGACTTCGGTATCGATCTGCTCCGCGTCGATGATCCCGCCAGTAGCACGGACGCAGCAGCAACCTCATGA
- a CDS encoding phage tail tape measure protein, translated as MADRNLRLQVILEGLDRITAPLKSITGASSAARKDLAETHKQLKALDALQQQVGKYKAAESRFADDNRQYQESQTRLAALRAQLDATEKPTKKLRDEFARTEKQSAHLANRIENGGTELQRLSAKLSSAGIDVADLAHHEDRLAAKTAQANQALRKQTAQLEKVAQANRNSEKLNAVSQKATGMGLGMVAAGTAAGAPIVMATRQAMTLESAMADVSKVTNMAQPAIERMSNDFLDMSETIPMAANELAQIAAAAGAAGVGMDKLGNPLRDQRKQLLAFTNDAAEMGVAFDMTADVAGETMAKWRTAFELPQAGVRALGDRVNALTNSFGGKAANVTDIITRIGPLGKVAGLAAPEIAALGSTLDSIGVQSEVASTGIKNTMLALTKGEAATKSQRAAYQALGLDAVKVSKRMQKDAAGAIIDVMERIGKLDVDKQAGILTQLFGSESVSAIAPMLTNLDGLKARLALVGDTSKTAGSMHAEFLNRIATTEGATGLATNALSGLNITMGNALLPTVVALANHVRAAASAMRGWAQAHPALAKGIMIFMGAGAALLILLGGIALAFAALTAAAAPLGIALGPLLLIVAAIATLAAVAYLIYDNWGAISAWFGGLWQGIKAMVSEAIGFLIDAFLTFTPLGLLIRAFMPALAYLRSLNFTEIGRNLIQGLIKGVTDRLGALKSTIVGAASAVANWFKEKLGIHSPSRVFAGLGGFVMDGLDQGLADNATGPLGRISDLSDHMTERLKIASAGQASGNDSEGWSALLSRIATMSGQISSAIAAGSVAPAMAAIAPPVASSANRADGGASAPVSATYTITIHANAAPAQDIARQVREAIEQMERERRGRSFADD; from the coding sequence ATGGCGGACAGAAATCTCCGATTGCAGGTCATTCTTGAGGGGCTGGATCGCATTACCGCGCCGCTCAAGTCCATCACCGGTGCGTCGTCGGCCGCGCGCAAGGATTTGGCCGAAACGCACAAACAGTTGAAGGCGCTCGATGCGCTCCAGCAGCAGGTCGGCAAATATAAGGCGGCCGAATCCCGTTTCGCCGACGACAATCGCCAATATCAGGAAAGCCAGACGCGCCTGGCGGCGCTGCGCGCGCAACTGGATGCGACGGAAAAGCCGACCAAGAAGCTGCGCGACGAATTCGCGCGAACCGAAAAACAGTCGGCACACCTCGCCAACCGCATTGAAAACGGGGGCACAGAATTGCAGCGGCTGTCGGCCAAGCTGTCCTCTGCCGGGATCGATGTCGCTGACCTCGCCCACCATGAAGATCGCCTGGCCGCTAAAACGGCGCAGGCCAATCAGGCGTTGCGCAAACAGACCGCGCAGTTGGAAAAGGTCGCACAGGCCAATCGCAACTCGGAAAAGCTGAATGCGGTCAGCCAGAAAGCGACCGGCATGGGCCTTGGCATGGTGGCCGCCGGCACCGCCGCCGGTGCGCCGATCGTCATGGCGACCCGGCAGGCGATGACGCTGGAAAGCGCCATGGCCGACGTGTCCAAAGTCACCAACATGGCGCAGCCTGCCATCGAGCGCATGTCGAACGACTTTCTCGACATGAGCGAGACCATCCCCATGGCGGCCAATGAACTGGCCCAGATCGCCGCCGCTGCGGGGGCCGCTGGCGTGGGCATGGATAAATTGGGCAATCCCCTGCGCGATCAGCGCAAACAATTGCTCGCATTTACCAATGATGCGGCCGAAATGGGCGTCGCCTTCGATATGACCGCCGATGTGGCGGGCGAAACCATGGCGAAATGGCGCACTGCCTTTGAACTGCCCCAGGCGGGGGTTCGCGCGCTGGGCGACCGCGTCAATGCATTGACCAACAGTTTTGGCGGTAAGGCCGCCAACGTCACCGACATCATTACGCGCATCGGGCCATTGGGCAAAGTGGCGGGCCTTGCTGCGCCGGAGATCGCGGCGCTTGGGTCAACGCTCGATTCCATCGGCGTGCAGAGTGAGGTCGCGTCCACCGGCATCAAGAACACAATGCTGGCGCTCACCAAGGGCGAAGCCGCAACGAAGTCACAGCGGGCCGCCTACCAGGCACTCGGGTTGGATGCGGTCAAAGTCAGTAAGCGGATGCAGAAGGACGCCGCCGGCGCGATCATCGACGTCATGGAGCGGATCGGTAAGCTCGATGTCGATAAACAGGCCGGGATACTGACCCAGCTCTTCGGCTCCGAAAGCGTCTCCGCCATCGCGCCAATGCTGACCAATCTCGACGGGTTGAAGGCCCGGCTTGCCCTGGTCGGCGACACCAGCAAGACCGCCGGGTCGATGCACGCGGAATTCCTCAACCGCATTGCAACGACCGAGGGGGCCACCGGCCTTGCCACCAACGCCCTCTCCGGCCTCAACATCACCATGGGCAACGCCTTGCTGCCCACCGTGGTCGCGCTCGCCAATCATGTGCGTGCCGCCGCCAGCGCCATGCGCGGATGGGCGCAGGCGCACCCGGCCCTCGCCAAGGGGATCATGATCTTCATGGGCGCAGGAGCCGCCTTGCTCATTCTGCTGGGCGGTATCGCTCTGGCCTTCGCCGCACTGACCGCCGCTGCCGCACCGCTCGGCATCGCGCTTGGGCCGCTTCTCCTGATCGTCGCGGCCATCGCCACGCTCGCCGCTGTGGCTTATCTGATCTATGATAATTGGGGCGCTATATCGGCGTGGTTCGGCGGCTTGTGGCAGGGCATCAAGGCCATGGTCAGCGAGGCAATCGGTTTCCTGATCGACGCCTTCCTCACCTTCACGCCCCTTGGCCTGCTGATCCGCGCCTTCATGCCTGCCCTTGCCTATCTGCGCTCGCTCAATTTTACCGAGATCGGCCGCAACCTGATCCAGGGGCTTATCAAGGGCGTTACCGATAGGCTCGGCGCGCTCAAGTCCACCATCGTTGGCGCGGCCAGTGCCGTCGCCAACTGGTTCAAGGAAAAGCTGGGCATCCATTCCCCCTCGCGCGTTTTCGCCGGGCTTGGCGGCTTTGTGATGGACGGGCTGGACCAGGGCCTTGCGGACAATGCCACCGGGCCGCTTGGCCGTATCTCCGACCTGTCGGACCATATGACGGAGCGGTTGAAGATCGCTTCTGCCGGGCAAGCCAGCGGCAACGACAGCGAAGGATGGAGCGCCCTCCTTTCGCGCATCGCCACCATGTCCGGTCAGATCAGCAGCGCTATCGCGGCTGGTTCGGTGGCCCCTGCCATGGCCGCTATTGCGCCACCAGTAGCCTCGTCCGCGAACAGAGCCGATGGCGGCGCGTCTGCGCCTGTCTCCGCGACCTACACCATCACCATTCACGCCAATGCCGCACCGGCCCAGGACATCGCACGCCAAGTCCGCGAGGCTATCGAACAGATGGAGCGTGAGCGGCGCGGGCGCAGCTTCGCGGACGATTAA
- a CDS encoding GpE family phage tail protein: MADVAIIFHWSPAVMDGMDLSELMGWREQAARRSKPADKPGKR; the protein is encoded by the coding sequence ATGGCGGACGTGGCGATCATCTTCCATTGGTCGCCCGCCGTCATGGACGGAATGGATCTGTCCGAACTGATGGGCTGGCGCGAGCAGGCCGCCCGGCGCTCCAAACCCGCTGATAAACCCGGAAAGCGATAA
- a CDS encoding phage tail assembly protein, giving the protein MSDSATPIFRTVTLDAPIVRGEASIEELTLRKPRSGELRGLSLVDLGQLKVDSLTRLLPRITMPTLTEAEVSNMEPADLLACGAEIGSFLLQKSQRAAVLDQ; this is encoded by the coding sequence ATGAGCGATAGCGCCACCCCCATTTTCCGCACCGTCACGCTCGATGCGCCGATCGTGCGCGGGGAAGCCAGCATTGAAGAATTGACACTGCGCAAGCCTCGTTCGGGCGAACTACGCGGCCTGTCCCTGGTCGATCTGGGCCAGTTGAAGGTGGACAGCCTGACCAGGCTGCTACCCCGCATCACCATGCCGACCCTGACCGAAGCCGAAGTCAGCAACATGGAACCGGCGGACCTGTTGGCCTGCGGCGCAGAGATCGGGAGTTTTTTGTTGCAGAAGTCGCAGCGCGCGGCTGTCCTCGATCAGTAG
- a CDS encoding phage major tail tube protein, translated as MGLPRTLKNMMLFNEGLGYVGEVKTVTLPTLTRKLEEYRGGGMSGPVSIDMGQEAMELSFTCGGPMRDVLRQYGTTRVNGVYLRFAGSYQRDDSSAGDTIELIVRGRHSEIEMGDQEVGEVGEFTVTSALAYYKLVWNGRTEIEIDPLNMVEMVGGVDRLAEQRAALGIF; from the coding sequence ATGGGACTGCCCCGCACCCTCAAGAATATGATGCTGTTCAATGAAGGCCTTGGCTATGTTGGCGAGGTCAAGACCGTCACCCTGCCTACCCTCACCCGCAAGCTGGAAGAATATCGCGGCGGCGGCATGAGCGGCCCGGTCTCGATCGACATGGGGCAGGAGGCGATGGAACTATCCTTCACCTGCGGCGGCCCGATGCGCGATGTCCTGCGTCAATATGGGACGACGCGGGTGAACGGCGTCTATCTCCGCTTCGCCGGTTCCTATCAGCGCGACGACAGCAGCGCTGGGGATACTATCGAACTGATCGTGCGTGGTCGTCATTCGGAAATCGAAATGGGCGATCAGGAAGTCGGCGAGGTCGGTGAATTCACCGTCACCTCTGCGCTCGCCTATTACAAGCTCGTTTGGAACGGCCGCACCGAAATCGAGATCGATCCGCTCAACATGGTTGAGATGGTGGGCGGCGTCGACCGCCTGGCTGAGCAGCGCGCCGCACTGGGCATCTTCTGA
- a CDS encoding phage tail sheath subtilisin-like domain-containing protein, producing MASFKHGITVTEITTGARTLTAVSTAIIGLVATASDADAATFPLDRPALITDIETAIGKAGVLGTLAKSLRAIADQTRPIVVVVRVAEGEDDAATASNVIGTTTAEGQKTGMQALLAAQAQLSVRPKIIGAPGLETQAVTTALAVVAKKLRGFAYARAIGETVGEAANYRKNFAQRELMLLMPDFLSWDTATSANVTSYAAARAMGLRALIDEQVGPHKTLSNVAVEGVVGLTKDVHWDIEDQDTEAGLLNASQITALIRTDSGYRFWGNRTCSDEPLFAFESTVRVAQLLTDTVVNGMIWALDKPLTPSLAKDIVETINGFGRDLKAAGVVLGFNAWFDEANNSTASLKAGKLRIDYDYTVPPPLEDLGFNQRITDSYFADFASQLTQAA from the coding sequence ATGGCCAGCTTCAAACATGGCATCACCGTCACCGAGATTACGACCGGCGCACGCACCCTGACTGCCGTTTCCACCGCCATCATCGGCCTGGTCGCCACCGCGTCCGATGCGGATGCCGCGACCTTCCCGCTCGATCGGCCTGCCCTCATCACCGACATTGAAACGGCGATCGGCAAGGCGGGCGTGCTGGGCACGCTGGCGAAGTCCCTGCGCGCGATCGCCGATCAGACCCGCCCTATTGTCGTGGTCGTCCGCGTTGCCGAAGGGGAGGATGACGCCGCCACCGCCAGCAATGTCATCGGCACCACGACGGCGGAAGGGCAGAAAACCGGGATGCAGGCGCTGCTGGCCGCACAGGCGCAACTCAGCGTCCGCCCCAAGATCATCGGCGCGCCTGGTCTTGAAACGCAGGCCGTCACCACGGCGCTGGCCGTCGTGGCGAAGAAGCTGCGCGGCTTTGCCTATGCCCGTGCGATCGGCGAAACCGTGGGGGAAGCGGCCAATTATCGCAAGAACTTCGCCCAGCGCGAATTGATGCTGCTCATGCCCGATTTCCTTAGCTGGGACACGGCCACCAGCGCCAATGTCACCAGCTATGCCGCCGCCCGCGCCATGGGCCTGCGCGCGCTGATCGATGAACAGGTCGGGCCGCACAAGACCCTCTCCAACGTCGCGGTGGAGGGCGTCGTCGGCCTGACCAAGGATGTGCATTGGGATATCGAAGATCAGGACACCGAAGCTGGCCTGCTCAATGCGTCTCAAATCACGGCGCTGATCCGTACCGACAGCGGCTATCGCTTCTGGGGCAACCGCACCTGTTCCGACGAACCGCTCTTCGCTTTCGAAAGCACGGTGCGCGTCGCCCAACTGCTGACCGACACGGTCGTCAATGGCATGATCTGGGCGCTCGACAAGCCGCTGACCCCGTCGCTGGCGAAGGACATCGTCGAAACGATCAACGGCTTCGGCCGCGATCTCAAAGCCGCCGGCGTCGTGCTCGGCTTCAACGCCTGGTTCGATGAAGCGAACAACAGCACCGCCAGCCTCAAGGCGGGCAAGCTGCGCATCGACTATGATTACACCGTGCCGCCGCCGCTCGAAGACCTGGGCTTCAACCAGCGCATCACCGACAGCTATTTCGCCGATTTCGCGAGCCAGTTGACCCAGGCCGCCTGA
- a CDS encoding GPW/gp25 family protein, whose protein sequence is MTGMARSSGAALDGLDHIRQSVGDILSTPVGSRVGRRDYGSLLPDLIDQPMTAANILRLYAATALALSRFEDRIRLRRVGLSTGERRGQAIVTIDAERTDTAPANARTRLVLPLTL, encoded by the coding sequence ATGACCGGCATGGCGCGCAGCAGCGGGGCCGCGCTCGATGGTCTCGACCATATCAGGCAATCGGTCGGTGATATTCTGTCCACGCCCGTTGGTTCGCGCGTCGGCCGCCGGGATTATGGTTCACTGCTACCCGACCTGATCGACCAGCCCATGACCGCTGCGAACATCCTGCGCCTGTACGCGGCTACGGCGCTCGCCCTCTCCCGCTTTGAAGATCGCATCCGCCTGCGCCGCGTCGGCCTCTCCACGGGCGAACGGCGCGGACAGGCCATCGTCACGATCGATGCGGAACGCACGGACACAGCGCCCGCCAATGCCCGAACCCGGCTTGTCCTGCCCCTCACCCTCTAA
- a CDS encoding phage baseplate assembly protein V, protein MAQTQDPEQLTGDVIRIGTIASVDHANATCTVESGDLVTGELPWVAQRAGGIRLWSPPSVGEQCVLLSPEGDIENGLVVLGFFSDACPAPSSDPDVTHLEFPDGATLIYNHAAHTLSATLPGGGTATIDAPGGATINGDVTINGNVAVSGTVDATDDVIGGGKSLKSHKHGGVQAGTAQTGAPV, encoded by the coding sequence ATGGCACAGACCCAAGACCCCGAACAATTGACCGGCGATGTCATTCGCATCGGCACCATCGCGTCGGTCGACCATGCCAATGCCACCTGCACGGTCGAATCCGGCGATCTTGTCACCGGCGAACTGCCCTGGGTCGCGCAGCGCGCGGGCGGCATCCGTCTGTGGTCGCCGCCCAGCGTGGGGGAACAATGCGTCCTGCTGTCGCCCGAAGGCGATATTGAAAACGGCCTGGTCGTGCTGGGCTTTTTCTCCGACGCCTGCCCGGCCCCGTCCAGCGATCCCGATGTCACCCATCTGGAATTCCCCGATGGCGCGACCCTGATCTACAATCATGCAGCGCACACCCTGTCGGCGACCCTGCCCGGTGGCGGCACGGCCACGATCGATGCGCCCGGCGGCGCGACCATCAACGGCGACGTGACGATCAATGGTAATGTCGCGGTCAGCGGCACGGTGGACGCAACCGATGACGTGATCGGCGGCGGCAAAAGCCTCAAGAGCCACAAGCATGGCGGCGTCCAGGCCGGGACCGCGCAGACAGGCGCGCCCGTCTGA